Proteins found in one Deinococcus terrestris genomic segment:
- a CDS encoding prepilin peptidase — translation MSLDLLLVVFAGVFGLLVGSFSNVLIHRLPRGENIAFPPSHCPHCDHRLSARDLVPVGSWVALGGKCRYCRAPIKARYPVVELLTGVGYAVIAALYPFALYGGATLGLFVLFTLLLVASAIDLDTYTIPDELTLPGVALGVGFSFLNARSGAVEGLGLPTPAEAVQGALLGAGLLVTIDLIGSWVLRRFRERRYPETPIGYQQIALALLVGAWAGPVWGVAAAVLSAAANLLARRVVRVPELLTLGGLLVSVMLGGSGFGPGLIVMVQGALAAGGAAALLAGVYWWLRGDAADEDAPFDPSAMGFGDVKLAAVIGAFLGWERLLVAVVVAVFAGALLGLVQLALKRENRIKFGPYLALGAVVALIWGGAVVESYRTLLGL, via the coding sequence GTGAGTCTCGACCTCCTGCTCGTGGTGTTCGCTGGCGTGTTCGGCCTGCTGGTGGGGTCGTTTTCCAATGTGCTGATTCATCGGCTGCCGCGCGGGGAAAACATCGCCTTTCCGCCCAGCCACTGCCCCCACTGCGACCACCGCCTCTCGGCGCGCGACCTCGTGCCCGTGGGGTCGTGGGTGGCGCTGGGGGGCAAGTGCCGCTACTGCCGCGCTCCCATCAAGGCCCGCTACCCGGTGGTGGAGCTGCTGACGGGCGTGGGCTACGCGGTCATCGCCGCGCTCTACCCCTTCGCGCTGTACGGCGGGGCCACGCTGGGCCTGTTCGTGCTGTTCACGCTGCTGCTGGTGGCGAGCGCCATTGATCTGGACACGTACACCATTCCCGACGAATTGACGCTGCCGGGGGTGGCGCTGGGCGTGGGCTTCAGCTTCCTGAATGCGCGGTCGGGGGCGGTGGAGGGCCTGGGGCTGCCCACTCCCGCCGAGGCCGTGCAGGGGGCGCTGCTGGGGGCGGGCCTGCTCGTGACCATCGACCTGATCGGGTCGTGGGTGCTGCGGCGCTTCCGCGAGCGGCGCTATCCGGAAACGCCCATCGGCTACCAACAGATCGCCCTCGCGCTGCTGGTGGGCGCGTGGGCGGGGCCAGTGTGGGGCGTGGCGGCGGCGGTGCTGTCGGCGGCGGCGAACCTGCTTGCGCGGCGGGTCGTCCGGGTGCCGGAGCTGCTGACCCTGGGGGGCCTGCTCGTCAGCGTGATGCTGGGAGGGTCGGGCTTTGGCCCCGGCCTGATCGTGATGGTCCAGGGGGCGCTGGCCGCTGGGGGCGCGGCCGCCCTCCTCGCGGGCGTGTACTGGTGGCTGCGCGGGGACGCCGCCGATGAGGACGCCCCCTTTGACCCCTCCGCGATGGGCTTTGGGGACGTGAAACTGGCCGCCGTCATCGGGGCCTTCCTGGGGTGGGAGCGGCTGCTGGTGGCGGTCGTGGTCGCCGTGTTCGCAGGAGCGCTGCTGGGACTGGTGCAACTCGCCCTGAAGCGCGAGAACCGCATCAAGTTCGGTCCCTACCTCGCGCTGGGCGCAGTGGTCGCGCTGATCTGGGGCGGGGCCGTGGTGGAGAGCTACCGGACGCTGCTGGGATTGTAG
- a CDS encoding nitronate monooxygenase, giving the protein MTTLPTPSTTPSPQPPPALPQIIQGGMGVAISNWELAQAVSRTGQLGVVSGTGIDNLLVRRLQDGDPGGHTRRALAHFPDQEWAQKAIAKYFLEGGRPPGKGYARVPMPTLRNQQPAWELAILGSFAEVWLAREGHGNPVGLNLLTKLHLHTMPALYGAMLAGVDTVIMGAGIPREIPGVLDAFAQGQPGSFRVDVKGDGPSPSVPLSLDPADYGFGGVSLKRPNFYPIISSHVLAGVLTRKATGSIQGFVIEGPTAGGHNAPPRGQVTYDESGQPVYGERDLADLAEMRKIGLPFWLAGGSGSPEGLRRALAEGAAGVQVGTLFQYCRESGLRDDARQKSLAAARAGQAAVYTDPLASPTGFPFKVVRLPGTLSEPEEYAARMRICDIGYLREAYWEGEKVGLRCAAEPVADYVRKGGKPEETVGRKCLCNALMADAGYAQIQKGGQVEQPLLTSGDDLVKLGGWAPGYTAEDVIRYLMGEGSPQG; this is encoded by the coding sequence ATGACCACCCTTCCTACCCCCTCCACCACCCCTTCCCCGCAGCCTCCTCCCGCTCTTCCCCAGATCATCCAGGGGGGCATGGGCGTCGCCATTTCCAACTGGGAACTCGCGCAGGCCGTGTCGCGCACCGGGCAACTCGGCGTGGTGTCGGGCACCGGAATTGACAACCTGCTCGTGCGCCGCCTGCAAGACGGTGACCCCGGCGGGCACACCCGGCGGGCGCTGGCGCACTTCCCCGATCAGGAATGGGCGCAGAAGGCCATCGCCAAGTACTTTCTGGAGGGAGGCCGTCCCCCCGGTAAGGGCTACGCCCGCGTGCCGATGCCCACCCTCCGCAACCAGCAGCCCGCCTGGGAACTCGCCATTCTGGGAAGCTTCGCGGAGGTCTGGCTGGCCCGCGAGGGGCACGGCAACCCGGTCGGCCTCAACCTCCTGACCAAGCTGCACCTGCACACCATGCCTGCCCTGTACGGGGCGATGCTCGCGGGGGTCGACACCGTGATTATGGGGGCCGGGATTCCCCGCGAGATTCCGGGGGTGCTGGACGCTTTCGCGCAGGGCCAGCCCGGTTCCTTCCGGGTGGACGTGAAGGGCGACGGTCCCTCGCCCAGCGTGCCCCTCTCGCTGGACCCCGCCGACTACGGCTTCGGGGGCGTCAGTCTGAAACGCCCGAACTTCTACCCGATCATCTCCTCGCACGTGCTCGCTGGGGTGCTGACCCGCAAGGCGACCGGGAGCATCCAGGGCTTCGTGATCGAAGGACCGACCGCCGGGGGCCACAACGCGCCGCCGCGCGGCCAGGTTACCTACGACGAGTCCGGGCAGCCCGTCTACGGCGAGCGCGACCTCGCAGATCTCGCGGAGATGCGGAAAATCGGCCTCCCCTTCTGGCTCGCGGGCGGCAGCGGTTCGCCCGAGGGCCTGCGCCGGGCACTCGCGGAGGGCGCGGCGGGCGTGCAGGTCGGCACCCTCTTCCAGTACTGCCGGGAGAGCGGTCTGCGCGACGACGCCCGGCAGAAATCGCTGGCCGCCGCCCGCGCGGGGCAGGCCGCCGTGTACACCGATCCGCTGGCCTCGCCCACCGGGTTTCCCTTCAAGGTGGTGCGGCTCCCCGGCACCCTCTCTGAGCCGGAGGAATACGCCGCCCGCATGCGCATCTGCGACATCGGCTACCTGCGCGAAGCGTACTGGGAGGGCGAGAAGGTCGGCCTGCGCTGCGCCGCCGAGCCCGTCGCCGACTATGTCCGCAAGGGCGGCAAGCCCGAGGAAACCGTGGGCCGCAAGTGCCTGTGCAACGCGCTGATGGCTGACGCGGGCTACGCTCAGATTCAGAAGGGCGGCCAGGTCGAGCAGCCCCTGCTGACCAGCGGCGACGACCTCGTGAAGCTGGGCGGGTGGGCGCCGGGCTACACAGCGGAGGATGTGATTCGGTATTTGATGGGGGAGGGGAGTCCGCAGGGCTGA
- the rimO gene encoding 30S ribosomal protein S12 methylthiotransferase RimO, producing MTVLTPLPEPAASQLTPPKVGFISLGCPKALVDSERILTQLRAEGYEVAPSYEDAQAVIVNTCGFITPAVEESLSAIGEALDATGKVIVTGCLGERPEKILERHPKVAAITGSEAVDDVMGYVRELLPVETDAFTGLLPVAAPGMRPEVQTPEREATRHGDVFAPSVKLTPRHYAYVKIAEGCNHTCAFCIIPKLRGRQVSRDAGAVLYEAFRLVAGGTKELMVISQDTSAYGVDVRYRESEFQGGQIRAHLTDLAEKLGEMGAWVRMHYVYPYPHVEKIVELMAAGKILPYLDVPLQHASPRILRLMRRPGAGKQLDTIRRWREICPELVIRSTFIVGFPGETEEDFQELLTFLEDARLDRVGAFPYSDVEEADANGLPGAVPEEVKQERLARFMEVAQRISAEKLAEKVGRVMDVIVDEFNDDEGDVPGTRLIGRTKGDAPGIDGQVYLYAGDFAGQVKIGDIVQARIEDSDEYDLYGEVVARPEWKPNVPQLGHFGKH from the coding sequence ATGACCGTACTCACCCCGCTGCCCGAGCCGGCAGCCTCCCAACTCACGCCGCCGAAGGTCGGCTTCATCTCGCTGGGCTGCCCCAAGGCGCTGGTGGATTCCGAGCGCATCCTGACCCAGCTCCGCGCCGAGGGCTACGAGGTCGCTCCCAGCTACGAGGACGCGCAGGCCGTCATCGTGAACACCTGCGGCTTTATCACTCCCGCCGTGGAGGAAAGCCTCAGCGCGATTGGTGAGGCGCTGGACGCCACCGGCAAGGTCATCGTGACCGGGTGCCTGGGCGAGCGCCCCGAGAAGATCCTGGAGCGCCACCCCAAGGTCGCCGCGATCACCGGGTCGGAGGCCGTGGACGACGTGATGGGCTACGTGCGCGAGCTGCTGCCCGTGGAGACGGACGCCTTCACCGGGCTGCTGCCGGTCGCCGCGCCGGGAATGCGCCCCGAGGTGCAGACGCCCGAGCGTGAAGCGACCCGTCACGGCGACGTGTTCGCCCCCTCGGTCAAGCTGACGCCCCGGCACTACGCCTACGTCAAGATCGCGGAGGGCTGCAACCACACCTGCGCCTTTTGCATCATCCCCAAGCTGCGCGGGCGGCAGGTCAGCCGCGACGCGGGCGCCGTGCTGTACGAGGCTTTCCGGCTGGTCGCGGGCGGCACCAAGGAGCTGATGGTCATCTCGCAGGACACCTCCGCCTACGGGGTGGACGTGCGGTACCGCGAGAGCGAGTTTCAGGGGGGACAGATCCGGGCGCACCTCACCGACCTCGCGGAGAAGCTAGGTGAGATGGGCGCGTGGGTGCGGATGCACTACGTTTACCCGTACCCGCACGTGGAAAAGATCGTAGAGCTGATGGCGGCGGGCAAGATTCTCCCCTACCTGGACGTGCCCCTCCAGCATGCCTCGCCCCGAATCCTGCGGCTGATGCGGCGGCCCGGCGCGGGCAAGCAGCTCGACACCATCCGGCGCTGGCGGGAAATCTGCCCGGAGCTGGTGATTCGCTCCACCTTTATCGTGGGCTTTCCCGGCGAGACGGAGGAGGACTTTCAGGAGCTGCTGACCTTTCTGGAGGACGCGCGGCTGGACCGGGTGGGCGCCTTCCCCTACTCCGACGTGGAGGAGGCGGACGCCAACGGGCTGCCGGGCGCCGTGCCCGAGGAAGTCAAGCAGGAGCGTCTCGCCCGCTTCATGGAAGTCGCGCAGCGCATCAGCGCCGAGAAGCTCGCCGAAAAGGTGGGCCGCGTGATGGACGTGATCGTGGACGAGTTCAACGACGACGAAGGCGATGTCCCCGGCACCCGCCTGATCGGGCGCACCAAGGGCGACGCACCGGGCATTGACGGGCAGGTCTACCTGTACGCGGGCGACTTCGCCGGGCAGGTCAAGATCGGGGACATCGTGCAGGCCCGCATCGAGGACAGCGACGAGTACGACCTCTACGGCGAGGTGGTGGCGCGGCCGGAGTGGAAGCCCAACGTGCCGCAACTGGGGCACTTCGGGAAACACTGA
- a CDS encoding DUF6683 family protein has translation MSRRILLALTLLLAAPQPASAQGLSGSASSLSSSIFKLMNGTAGTAPAPGQAPATAKPPAPVAKPEALNFKVTPAVRKKVIDTFVGEIASASPEAGAELRKGFASVDVFAEIGKEMKTQFGLSTTNLADVWALYWSYAWLMTQGRTDDPTRAQMVGLRDQFRPLLLSLPAVTGLNDAQKQEMAESLMLQTVLFGILAEGWKDDPASLAEFGQGLQQGTAQMGLDLGLVELTDKGFVVRK, from the coding sequence ATGTCCAGACGCATCCTGCTCGCCCTGACCCTTCTGCTCGCTGCCCCGCAGCCCGCCTCGGCCCAGGGGCTGAGCGGCAGTGCCTCCAGCCTGTCCAGCTCCATCTTCAAGCTGATGAACGGGACGGCGGGCACGGCCCCCGCTCCCGGTCAGGCCCCGGCGACGGCCAAGCCGCCTGCCCCGGTCGCCAAGCCCGAGGCCCTGAATTTCAAGGTGACTCCGGCGGTCCGCAAAAAAGTGATCGACACCTTCGTGGGCGAGATCGCGTCGGCCAGCCCGGAGGCGGGCGCGGAGCTGAGGAAAGGCTTTGCCAGCGTGGACGTGTTCGCGGAGATCGGCAAGGAGATGAAGACCCAGTTCGGCCTGAGCACCACCAACCTCGCCGACGTGTGGGCGCTGTACTGGAGCTACGCCTGGCTGATGACCCAGGGCCGCACCGACGACCCCACCCGCGCCCAGATGGTGGGCCTGCGCGACCAGTTCCGGCCCCTGCTGCTGTCCCTGCCCGCCGTCACGGGCCTGAACGATGCCCAGAAGCAGGAGATGGCCGAGTCGCTGATGCTCCAGACCGTGCTGTTCGGCATCCTGGCCGAAGGCTGGAAGGACGACCCCGCCAGCCTCGCCGAGTTCGGCCAGGGCCTCCAGCAGGGCACGGCGCAGATGGGCCTGGATTTGGGGCTGGTGGAACTGACCGACAAGGGGTTCGTGGTCCGCAAGTAA
- the minD gene encoding septum site-determining protein MinD, whose product MNAKVIVVTSGKGGVGKTTTTANIGAALAKLGEKVVVIDVDVGLRNLDVVMGLESRVVFDLVDVLEGKCRLSQAVIRDKRVDTLYLLPASQTRDKDALDPEVFKGVVRQLIEEEGFTRVLIDSPAGIESGFRTAAAPAEGALVVVNPEVSSVRDADRIIGLLEAQQIREIRLVINRLRPKMVASGNMLSEADVLEILGVKPIGIIPEDDGILVSTNVGEPAVLGKSAAGQAFMDTARRLKGEDVPYPKLEQDRGFLAALRRLFGGA is encoded by the coding sequence ATGAACGCCAAGGTCATCGTCGTCACATCGGGCAAAGGGGGCGTGGGCAAAACCACCACCACCGCGAACATCGGGGCGGCCCTCGCCAAACTGGGAGAGAAGGTCGTCGTCATCGACGTGGACGTGGGGCTGCGCAACCTCGACGTGGTGATGGGCTTAGAGTCCCGCGTGGTCTTCGACCTCGTGGACGTGCTGGAGGGCAAGTGCCGCCTCTCGCAGGCCGTGATCCGCGACAAGCGGGTAGACACGCTCTACCTGCTCCCCGCCTCCCAGACCCGCGACAAGGACGCGCTCGACCCCGAAGTCTTCAAGGGCGTGGTGCGGCAACTCATCGAGGAGGAGGGCTTTACTCGCGTCCTGATCGACTCGCCCGCCGGAATCGAGTCGGGCTTCCGGACCGCCGCCGCGCCTGCAGAGGGAGCCCTGGTCGTCGTGAACCCCGAGGTGTCCAGCGTGCGCGACGCCGACCGCATCATCGGGCTGCTGGAAGCCCAGCAGATCCGCGAGATTCGCCTCGTCATCAACCGCCTGCGCCCCAAGATGGTCGCGAGCGGCAACATGCTCTCGGAGGCCGACGTGCTCGAAATCCTGGGGGTCAAGCCCATCGGGATCATCCCGGAAGACGACGGCATTCTGGTCAGCACCAACGTGGGCGAACCCGCCGTGCTGGGCAAGTCGGCGGCGGGGCAGGCCTTCATGGACACCGCCCGGCGCCTGAAGGGCGAGGACGTGCCCTACCCCAAGCTGGAGCAGGACCGGGGCTTCCTGGCAGCGCTGCGCCGGTTGTTCGGGGGGGCCTGA
- the minE gene encoding cell division topological specificity factor MinE: MFSWMNKRRSKETLKDRLELVLAYDRAQIPPGKVDALRNDLLEVVKRYFPAGNSSVEVEQRGDQVVLSASISLEEGAGSTGDTRRGG; encoded by the coding sequence ATGTTTTCGTGGATGAATAAGCGGCGCTCCAAGGAGACGCTGAAAGACCGCCTTGAACTCGTGCTCGCCTACGACCGCGCCCAGATTCCCCCCGGCAAGGTAGACGCGCTGCGTAACGACCTGCTGGAGGTCGTCAAGCGCTACTTCCCGGCGGGCAACAGCAGCGTGGAGGTCGAGCAGCGCGGCGATCAGGTGGTGCTGTCGGCCAGCATCTCGCTGGAGGAGGGCGCCGGAAGCACCGGGGACACGCGGCGCGGGGGATGA
- a CDS encoding SDR family NAD(P)-dependent oxidoreductase, producing MTRPLAGRVALVTGASRGLGRATALELAAAGAHVIVTARSTRGHSTQPALSQTTVDDTADAVRAAGGQATPLPCDHTDPAQVESVIRHIAQQHGRLDLLVNNAWGAHDRAAGGSAGGEVWDEPPEQLRDMLLAGAYSDYLTSLLALKHVMGAQGHGVIVSTTWHTDEPPGWLPYEVSKAAKNRLVYALAHKLREKGIAVVGVAPGWMRTELMLQHHSEAELAGQTETPHYAARGVVALASDPEVGRHTGRVMDVGELADLYGFTDLDGTQPQWYVRHRQGRGEG from the coding sequence ATGACCCGGCCGCTGGCGGGCCGGGTGGCCCTCGTCACCGGCGCGTCGCGGGGTCTGGGCCGGGCCACGGCACTGGAGCTCGCGGCGGCGGGGGCACACGTCATCGTGACGGCCCGCAGCACGCGGGGGCACAGCACCCAGCCTGCCCTGTCCCAGACCACCGTGGACGACACTGCCGACGCTGTCCGCGCGGCGGGCGGTCAGGCCACCCCCTTGCCATGCGACCACACCGACCCCGCGCAGGTGGAGTCGGTGATTCGTCACATCGCGCAGCAGCACGGACGCCTCGACCTCCTCGTCAACAACGCCTGGGGCGCCCACGACCGCGCGGCGGGGGGCAGTGCGGGCGGTGAGGTCTGGGACGAGCCGCCGGAGCAACTGCGCGACATGCTGCTGGCCGGGGCCTACAGCGATTACCTGACCAGCCTGCTCGCGCTGAAACACGTCATGGGCGCCCAGGGGCACGGAGTGATCGTCTCCACAACCTGGCACACCGACGAGCCCCCCGGCTGGCTGCCCTACGAGGTCAGCAAGGCGGCGAAAAACCGCCTCGTGTACGCGCTGGCCCACAAGCTGCGTGAGAAGGGCATCGCGGTCGTCGGCGTCGCGCCGGGCTGGATGCGGACCGAGCTGATGCTCCAGCACCACAGCGAGGCCGAACTCGCCGGGCAGACCGAGACGCCGCACTACGCCGCGCGGGGGGTGGTGGCTCTGGCGAGTGACCCGGAGGTGGGGCGCCACACAGGCCGGGTCATGGACGTGGGCGAACTCGCGGACCTCTACGGCTTCACCGATCTCGACGGCACGCAGCCGCAGTGGTATGTCCGGCACCGGCAGGGTCGCGGGGAGGGCTGA
- a CDS encoding YdeI/OmpD-associated family protein, giving the protein MSQAELPPDAFEPESRAGWRAWLETHHQTEKGVWLVLRKKAVPVPNLSLEDAVEEALCFGWIDSRTRKLDGTRSLLYFAPRRAGSGWSAVNKARIKRMQAAGRMTPAGQARIDAAVRDGSWTKLDGVDALEVTPDLAAALAAEPGAQAQWDAFPPSARRGILEWIAQAKTALTREKRVREAATLAARGERANAWPPPGKRRA; this is encoded by the coding sequence ATGAGCCAGGCCGAGCTGCCCCCGGACGCCTTCGAGCCGGAGTCCCGCGCTGGGTGGCGGGCGTGGCTGGAGACCCATCACCAGACGGAAAAGGGCGTGTGGCTGGTCCTGCGCAAAAAGGCCGTGCCCGTGCCCAACCTCAGCCTGGAGGACGCGGTCGAGGAGGCGCTGTGCTTCGGTTGGATCGACTCCAGGACGCGCAAGCTCGACGGGACGCGCTCCCTGCTGTACTTCGCGCCGCGCCGGGCAGGCAGCGGCTGGAGCGCGGTGAACAAGGCCCGCATCAAGCGGATGCAGGCGGCGGGCCGGATGACCCCAGCGGGACAGGCGAGGATCGATGCGGCGGTGCGCGACGGCTCATGGACGAAGCTCGACGGGGTGGACGCGCTGGAGGTGACGCCCGATCTGGCGGCGGCGCTGGCGGCCGAGCCGGGCGCCCAGGCCCAGTGGGACGCCTTTCCCCCCAGTGCCCGGCGGGGCATCCTCGAATGGATCGCGCAGGCGAAGACCGCTCTCACCCGTGAGAAGCGGGTGCGCGAGGCAGCCACCCTCGCGGCGCGGGGCGAGCGGGCCAACGCCTGGCCGCCCCCCGGGAAGCGCCGGGCTTAA